The Candidatus Koribacter versatilis Ellin345 genome has a segment encoding these proteins:
- a CDS encoding sigma-70 family RNA polymerase sigma factor has translation MDEKKFLAERFEENRSHLRAVAYRMLGSATEAEDAVQEAWLRLNRADTQQVNNLNAWLTTVVARVCLDTLRSRKARREEALDTEVTEPVASTQKRNNPEQEAMLADSVGIALLVVLDRLSPAERLAFVLHDLFGQSFEEVAAVLDKTPAAVRQLASRARRRVQGPPAIERNVLNAHRRVVDAFLTALRARDFEGLVSVLDPNVVVRIDKFSATGGKDIEIRGAETWARGAIQFAEGARLARTVLVDGEVGVVMAPRGKLFRAVRLSISDEGRIREVEIIGEKERLAVMDVQLLPE, from the coding sequence ATGGACGAGAAAAAATTCCTCGCAGAACGATTTGAAGAGAACCGCAGTCATTTGCGCGCGGTGGCGTACCGGATGCTGGGCTCGGCGACTGAGGCCGAGGATGCTGTGCAGGAAGCATGGCTGCGCCTGAATCGCGCGGACACGCAACAGGTGAATAACCTGAATGCGTGGCTGACGACGGTGGTGGCGCGGGTATGTCTGGACACGCTGCGCTCGCGGAAAGCGCGGCGCGAGGAAGCGCTGGATACAGAAGTTACGGAGCCGGTCGCGTCGACTCAAAAAAGAAACAATCCAGAGCAGGAAGCGATGCTCGCAGACTCGGTAGGAATCGCGCTGCTGGTGGTGCTGGACCGGCTGAGTCCGGCGGAGCGGCTGGCGTTTGTTTTGCATGATTTGTTCGGGCAGTCGTTCGAGGAAGTTGCGGCGGTGTTGGACAAGACGCCGGCTGCGGTGCGTCAGCTTGCGAGCCGCGCGCGTCGCAGAGTTCAGGGGCCGCCGGCGATTGAACGCAACGTGCTCAATGCGCATCGGCGAGTGGTGGATGCGTTTCTTACGGCGCTGCGGGCGAGGGACTTTGAAGGATTGGTCTCGGTGCTCGATCCTAATGTCGTGGTGCGCATTGATAAATTCTCAGCGACTGGTGGGAAGGACATCGAAATTCGCGGCGCCGAAACTTGGGCTCGTGGTGCGATCCAATTCGCAGAAGGCGCACGCTTGGCGCGGACGGTGTTGGTGGATGGCGAAGTCGGTGTGGTGATGGCGCCGCGTGGCAAACTATTCCGGGCTGTGCGTCTCTCGATTTCGGATGAGGGACGTATTCGCGAGGTAGAGATCATCGGGGAGAAAGAGCGGCTCGCGGTGATGGATGTACAGCTACTGCCGGAGTGA
- a CDS encoding SDR family NAD(P)-dependent oxidoreductase has translation MRLKGKHALITGGDQGIGRGIALRFAQEGADVAIGFLSNDDHAKSAVEEMRSHGVNAAALQIDVSNIGALAKFYADATRALGPLDVLVNNAGIEKRDEFLKSTEDDFDSVIAVNLKGPYFLSQLFARDLAEAKRPGKIINISSVHEELPFPNFASYCAAKGGLKMLCRNLAIELAPYGITVNNIAPGAIKTPINDKLLHDPSKLKPLLEHIPLKRMGTTDDVAGCAAFLASSDADYITGTTLVVDGGLLFNYHEQ, from the coding sequence ATGCGACTCAAAGGCAAGCACGCTTTGATAACCGGCGGCGATCAGGGCATTGGTCGCGGCATCGCTCTTCGTTTTGCGCAGGAAGGTGCCGACGTGGCCATCGGCTTCCTCTCGAATGATGATCATGCAAAGTCGGCTGTCGAGGAGATGCGTTCGCATGGAGTGAATGCCGCTGCGTTGCAAATCGACGTCAGCAACATCGGCGCGCTGGCAAAGTTCTATGCCGACGCCACCCGAGCCCTCGGCCCGCTCGATGTGCTTGTCAATAACGCCGGCATCGAGAAGCGAGACGAGTTTCTCAAGTCAACCGAAGACGACTTTGATTCGGTGATCGCAGTGAACCTGAAAGGCCCGTACTTTCTCTCGCAGTTGTTCGCGCGCGATCTCGCCGAAGCGAAGCGCCCGGGCAAGATCATCAACATCAGCTCCGTCCACGAAGAACTCCCCTTCCCCAACTTTGCGTCGTACTGCGCGGCGAAGGGCGGCTTGAAAATGCTCTGCCGAAATCTGGCGATCGAGCTTGCTCCGTACGGCATCACGGTGAACAACATAGCTCCCGGCGCCATCAAGACGCCGATCAACGACAAACTCCTGCACGACCCCTCAAAACTAAAGCCCCTGCTTGAGCACATCCCGCTGAAACGGATGGGGACGACGGACGACGTCGCCGGCTGTGCCGCCTTCCTCGCATCGTCCGATGCCGACTACATAACGGGAACAACCCTGGTTGTGGATGGTGGCCTCTTGTTCAACTACCACGAGCAGTAA